The following nucleotide sequence is from Barnesiella viscericola DSM 18177.
CGTGGGATTCGGTCGATACGTCGGAGGGGTTCCAAACCGCCGAAGATGCCGTGGCTGCTGTCAATGCGGCTTATCAGCCCCTGCAATGGGCCAAACTCTATAACATGCGCATCTGGACGCTCGACATCATGGCCGGCAACAGTGTAGTAGGAGCCGGTGGTGGTACCGATGGCATCGAGACGGTCGATTTGGCCAATTTCATCGCTACGGCCGACAACTTTGCCGCTCTGGATTTGTGGCGTGGCCCTTCGCCCGGTATTTTGCGTTGTAACTTCGTGTTGCAGAATGTACCCGACATGGATATGGACCAGAGCCTCAAAAACCGTTGCCTGGGCGAAGCCTACTTTTTGAGAGCCCACTACTATTTCATTTTGGTACGTCTTTTCGGCGGGGTACCCTACATCATCACTCCGCAGACTTCGGAGTCGAATCTGTTGGTCGAGCGTGCACCGGTCAGCAAGATTTACGAACTCATCACCTCGGACTTGAAAAATGCCATCGACCTTCTGCCCAAGAAGTCGGAGTACTCGACAACCGATTTGGGCCGGGCTACCCGCGAGGCCGCCATGGCCGAACTGATACGGGTATACATGACCTACGAGCCCAGCAACGACAAGTATGAAGAGGTGGTGCGCATGTGTAACGAAATCGGTTCGATGGGATATGAACTGGCCAGTGATTACTCCGACAATTTCGACCCCGCCAAGAAGAATGGAGTCGAGTCGATATTCGAGGTGCAGTATTATGGCAAGACCAACTATGACTTCTGGAGCAACGAGAACCAATGCTCCTGGACCAGTACCTTCATGGGACCCCGCAACTCCGACATGGCTGCCGGCTGTTATGGCTGGAATCAACCCACCGCCGAGTTTGTGAGCCAGTATGAGGAGGGCGACTTGCGCAAAGACAAGACCATCTTCTATATGGGTTGCCCCACCTTCGACGGCAAGCAATACAGTTCGTCCTATTCGACCACGGGATACAACGTGCGCAAATTCTTGCTCACCAAGGCTCAGTCGCCCGACTACAACACCAGCGATGCCGATTGGGTCGTAACCCGATATGCCGACATCTTGCTGTTGAAGGCCGAGGCTCTGAACGAACTGGGGCGTACCGTGCAGGCCGAAGACCCGCTGTATGAGGTGCGCAAACGTGCCGGCTTGACCAATCGCAGCGATGTCGAAGGGCTCACACAAGCCCAGATGCGCGAGAAGATCATACACGAGCGTCGCATCGAACTCGCCTTTGAGGGACAACGTTGGTTCGACCTGATTCGATACAAAGACAATTATGCGCTTACCTTCCTCCACTCGATAGGGAAGACTTCGGCCAGCTCCAAACACCTGTTGCTCCCGATTCCCCAACAAGAGATCGAGGCCAACCCCAAATTAACGCAAAACCCTGGTTATTAATCAACATAAATGAAAAACAATGAAAGCTAGAACTATAATAGGACTGTCGCTTCTTGCTCTCGTCGGTATGACCGGGTGTGAGGAGGATATTGTACTCGACAAGGGAGAATCTCCTC
It contains:
- a CDS encoding RagB/SusD family nutrient uptake outer membrane protein, yielding MKRTTYILSIFGALALSLSACSDFLNREPWDSVDTSEGFQTAEDAVAAVNAAYQPLQWAKLYNMRIWTLDIMAGNSVVGAGGGTDGIETVDLANFIATADNFAALDLWRGPSPGILRCNFVLQNVPDMDMDQSLKNRCLGEAYFLRAHYYFILVRLFGGVPYIITPQTSESNLLVERAPVSKIYELITSDLKNAIDLLPKKSEYSTTDLGRATREAAMAELIRVYMTYEPSNDKYEEVVRMCNEIGSMGYELASDYSDNFDPAKKNGVESIFEVQYYGKTNYDFWSNENQCSWTSTFMGPRNSDMAAGCYGWNQPTAEFVSQYEEGDLRKDKTIFYMGCPTFDGKQYSSSYSTTGYNVRKFLLTKAQSPDYNTSDADWVVTRYADILLLKAEALNELGRTVQAEDPLYEVRKRAGLTNRSDVEGLTQAQMREKIIHERRIELAFEGQRWFDLIRYKDNYALTFLHSIGKTSASSKHLLLPIPQQEIEANPKLTQNPGY